CGGCGGTCATCATGTGCGCGTGCACAGGTCCCACATAGTCAATCTTGATCATGTCAGGGTCATCACGCCGACAGGGGAAGGGGATGCCCTGATCGAGCTGGATTCCGGCGACACCGTGCCGGGCTCGCGCCGGTACCGGGAGCGCTATGCGCAAACGGCATAAGCACTATTTCGTGAGCGGGCTGGCCCGGACAGGGAATATCGCTAGGTTCCGCAGCGGTGAGGCAGTTGATGAATAAAGGATGCCGATGATCCGCCCCATTCTCTGGTTTCTCGCCCGTCTGCCGCTTCTCGTCCTGATCCTCGTCATGGCGCTTGTCATGTCGAGTTGCACCATGCTGGGCATGAATTATGCGAGCCTCGAAACAGACAACAAACCCGCTCCGGCGCCCGCGCTGGACCTGCCCGCCATCACGGAGGAGGGCAGCCCTGAGCGTGAAGCCCTGAAGCAGAAGTTCGAGGACGTGCTCTACGGGCCATGGCCAGCGGGCATGCCGGTCAGCTTCGGTGACTGGCAGATGATCGATCCGGACTACCTGGATGGGCGTGGCACGCTGGAGGAAGTGAAGATCACGGTCGGCAGTGGCGAGGGCGCCCGCGCGTTCATGATGGTCACCGCCTTTCCCAGGGCTTCAGGCCCTGTGCCCGTGGTGATCAGCCAGACCTTTGCCGACACATGCTCCGTCTTTCCGGACGAGCCTCTCACCAATGCAGACGGTGAAATCTGCGATGGCAGCATGATGGAAGGCTTCCCCGGCTGGGCGGCGACCCAGATCTTCGGCCGCTATATCGCGCTGGCGCCGGTCGAGCGGTACTTCGATGCAGGGCTCGCCTATGCGAGCTTCTATGCCTCCGATTTCATCCCGGACCGCAAGAAGGAGGCGCCTGAGGCCATGGCGGCGCTGGGCGGGCCGGTGAACCCGACTTCCGCCCTGATGGCGTGGGCCTACAGCTTTTCTGCCGCGGTGGACGCACTGGATGCCGATCCGCGTATCGATCCGCGGGCGATCGGCGTCATGGGCCATTCCCGGCATGGCAAGTCCGCCCTGATGGCGGCCGTCTGGGACCGGCGCATCGCGGCGGTTGTGGCGCACCAGTCAGGGTTTGCCGGCGCATCGCTGTCGCGGTCGCACACAGGTGAGCGGCTCGACCGGATGGCGAAAGCCTATCCGCACTGGCTGGCCCCCGAAGCGCAGGATTGGCTGGACCGGCTGGACGAGATTCCCGTCGACCAGCATGAGCTGCTGGCGCTTGTCGCGCCGACGCCGGTTCTGCTTGGCAATGGGCGCCGGGATGTGTGGTCTGACCCGAATTCCTCGTTCCGGGCCGCAGAGGCGGCGAGTGCAGCCTACGAGGTGACCGGGCATACGGGCCTCACCGTTTCAGGCATGGGGGATTTCGACCCCGCCGCAGGAATATCCTGGTGGCTGCGTCCCGGCGGGCACAGCGTGGTCCCGGAAGATATCGACGCTTTCACGGTCTTCCTGCACGCGCATCTCGTAGGGGAAGGAAGTTCACAATACGCTGTTCACTAAAGGCGATGCGCAGTAAGTATAAGAAAAACAGTGCTTAGGGAGGGCACCCATGCCGATCAATGTTGGATTTCTTTACCCTGTTCTCGCTCTTGTGGTGTGGACGCTGGTCATGTGGCTGTGGATGTATGTGACGCGCATTCCGGCGATGCAGAAAGCGCAGATCAATCCTGACGATGCGCGCCATCCCGGCACTTATGTCGACAAGATGCCGGCGAATGTCCGGTCGGTGGCCGACAATTACAATCACCTGCACGAACAACCGACCATCTTTTACGCTCTGATGTTCTTCGCGGCGCTGACCGGCGGGGCGGATCATGTCGCCACCTATCTGGCCTGGGCCTATGTCGGCCTGCGGGTTGTGCACTCCTTTGTGCAGGTCCTGTCGCCGAAAGTGACCCTGCGGTTCATGATGTTCGCACTTGCCTCGCTGGTGCTGTTCATCCTGGCCGGCAAGGAAGTGGTCCGCATCCTCACGTTGGCATAGAACCGCCGGAAGGGGCTTACCAGTTGCCTTAAACGGCACTAGAGAAGCCGCCATGGCAAGCATTTCAGATTCCCGCCTCCAGCAGGTGATCGATCGGTTCGAGGAAGTCGAGGCGCGCATGGGCGCAACCTCGGATACGGCCGAAATCATCTCCCTGTCGAAAGAGCATGCAGAGCTGAAGCCCGTCGTCGACAAGGCGAGGGACCTGCTCAATTCGCGTACGGGCCTGAAAGAGGCCCAGGCGCTGGCCAGCGGCAGCGACAAGGACATGGCCGAACTGGCCGAGATGGAAATCGAGGAAATCAGGGAGAAGCTGCCGGCGCTGGAAGAGGAAATGCAGATCCTTCTCCTGCCGAAAGATGTCGATGATGCTGCGGATATCGTGCTGGAAATCCGCGCCGGGACGGGCGGCGACGAAGCGGCGATTTTTGCGGGTGACCTGTTCCGCATGTATTCGCGCTATGCCCAGCTGATGGGCTGGAAGGTGGATATCGTCGATGCCTCGCCGGGCGATGCGGGCGGCTACAAGGAGATTGTCGCGAACGTGTCCGGCGACGGCGTGTTCGGCCACATGAAATGGGAAAGCGGCGTGCACCGTGTGCAGCGCGTGCCGGCCACAGAGACGCAGGGGCGGATCCACACCTCCGCGGCAACAGTCGCCGTCCTGCCCGCACCTGAAAATATCGAGATCGACATCAAGCCGGATGACATCCGTATCGATACAATGCGCTCGTCCGGGGCAGGTGGCCAGCACGTCAACACGACCGACTCCGCTGTGCGCATCACGCACCTTGCATCCGGCATCGTGGTGACCAGTTCCGAGAAGTCCCAGCACGTCAACCGCGACAAGGCGATGGAACAGCTGAAGATCCGCCTCTACGAGAAACAACGGGCCGAAGCCGATGCCGAACGCGCTGAAGCGCGGGCCAGCCAGATTGGCTCGGGCGACCGGAGCCAGAAAGTGCGGACCTACAACTATCCCGAAAACCGGGTGACCGATCACCGGATCGGCCTGACGCTGTATTCGCTGGACCGGATTGTTTCGGGCGACAAGCTGCAGGACGTGATCGAAGCGCTGATCACGGAAGACCAGGCGCGCAAGCTCGCCGCCATGGAAGAGGCAGGCTGATCGCCGGCGCAGGCGTCAGGATGGAGGTGTCCGGCGTGCAGACCTATCAGGACCATCTCCGCACCGGCACGCAGCGCCTGCGCGCGGCTGGCATTGACGAGGCGAGCCACGAGGTGCGCCTGATGATGATGGCCGCGTCGGGCCTGTCCCGCACCGGACTGATTTCTGCCGAAGCGGACATTGTGCCGGAGGACATTGCAGGCCGGTTTGACGAAATGCTCCGTAGGCGGCAGGAGCGACAGCCACTCCAGCACATTCTCGGCACGACGGAATTTTACGGGCTGGAGTTCGCGTGCGACGCGCGGGCTTTGATCCCCAGGCCCGATAGCGAAACGGTGGTGGAGGCCGCCTTGCGTCTTGTCCCAGAGGACGCGGCGATGATGATCGCAGATCTCGGGACGGGGACGGGGTGCCTGCTGGCGGCCCTTCTGGCGAACCGTCCGCAGCTGCGCGGCGTGGGCGTGGAGGCGAGCCCGCAGGCGGCAAGCCTCGCGCGGGAAAACCTCTCCCGGCTGGGGCTGGAGGACCGCGCCTCGGTGTTTGAGGGAAGCTGGGCTGACTGGCAGGACTGGCACGCCGCCGGTCTGATCATTTCGAACCCGCCCTACATTGCCAGTGCAGAGATTGCCGTCCTCGCGCCGGAAGTGCGCACACATGATCCGATGTCGGCGCTGGATGGCGGGGCGGACGGTCTGGAGGCCTACCGGGAGATTATCGGACGTGCCAGACAATATCTGAAACCCGGGGCCTGGCTGGTTTTCGAAATCGGCCACGACCAGAAAGAAGCGGTATCCGGACTGATGGAATCGGCAGAATTTGCCGAAATCGGGGCTTCAAAAGACCTCGGTGGAAATGATCGTGCCGTATGGGGGCGGAAAGCCGACAGGTGAACTCACATTTTCGCTTGGCGGCCAAGGCGTTACAGGATACAAGATTCGTGTGAAACGGTATGAGTGGGTTCCAGTGGTTTCCCTCTTCGATCACAGGCTTCGCGCAAAAAATTGGGGCTGTGGCCAGCTGAACAAACGGCCAGCGCGACGGGAACGGCCTGCATAAACCTAGCAGGCGCATGAACATGGGACTGACTTCATGAAACGCTCACGTGGGCGCAACCGCCGGTCAGGCGGTAACAACCAGAACAATTTCAACAATCCGAACCGGCATTTTGAATCTGTCGGGCCGGACGTGAAAATCCGTGGGTCCGCCCAGCAGGTACTCGAAAAGTACCAGCAGTATGCGCGGGACGCCCAAACCAGTGGCGACCGCATTCTCTCGGAAGCCTATTATCAGTTCGCCGAACATTATCAGCGGATCGTCGCCAAGCAGCTGGAAGCGCGCGAGCGCCAGCAGCAACAGCGCGGCGGCAGCCGCGATGACCGCGATCAGAACCGCCGTGACAATTCCCGTAATGACGGGGATGACAACGCCAATGAGTCCGGCAAGAGCGATGGCGAAAAGACCGAAGCCAGCGTGGAGCGCCGTGATGCGCCAACCCCGAAAGACGATGGCAACGAAGACGCCATGCGCGTCATCGACGAGGACAAGTCCTCCGATGAATCCAGCGCATCTTCTTCGGATGACGACAAGGCCGAAAAGCCGAAGCCCCGCCGCAAGAGTCCGCGCCGGAAGACCTACAAGAGCGGGGAAAATGAGGGATCAGATGATTCCGACCCGTCCGATGGTGTCCTGAAGACCGTTTCCCGCGGCCGCCGCAAGGCCAAAGATGAAGAAGCGGAACCTTCTGCCGAAACCACCGACTGAGGGGCCAGGACCCGCCGCAAATAAAAAGCCCGGTGCGCCAAAGGCCGCCGGGCTTTTTCTTGTGTGAACCTTCCCGTCGCAGGGGAGTTGCAACACAGGAAACTGTTCCCACATTGGCTGTGACGGACAATGGCGCTGCCGCTAAGCGGGGTGCCGGGATC
This is a stretch of genomic DNA from Hyphomonas adhaerens MHS-3. It encodes these proteins:
- a CDS encoding alpha/beta hydrolase, with amino-acid sequence MIRPILWFLARLPLLVLILVMALVMSSCTMLGMNYASLETDNKPAPAPALDLPAITEEGSPEREALKQKFEDVLYGPWPAGMPVSFGDWQMIDPDYLDGRGTLEEVKITVGSGEGARAFMMVTAFPRASGPVPVVISQTFADTCSVFPDEPLTNADGEICDGSMMEGFPGWAATQIFGRYIALAPVERYFDAGLAYASFYASDFIPDRKKEAPEAMAALGGPVNPTSALMAWAYSFSAAVDALDADPRIDPRAIGVMGHSRHGKSALMAAVWDRRIAAVVAHQSGFAGASLSRSHTGERLDRMAKAYPHWLAPEAQDWLDRLDEIPVDQHELLALVAPTPVLLGNGRRDVWSDPNSSFRAAEAASAAYEVTGHTGLTVSGMGDFDPAAGISWWLRPGGHSVVPEDIDAFTVFLHAHLVGEGSSQYAVH
- a CDS encoding MAPEG family protein, which gives rise to MPINVGFLYPVLALVVWTLVMWLWMYVTRIPAMQKAQINPDDARHPGTYVDKMPANVRSVADNYNHLHEQPTIFYALMFFAALTGGADHVATYLAWAYVGLRVVHSFVQVLSPKVTLRFMMFALASLVLFILAGKEVVRILTLA
- the prfA gene encoding peptide chain release factor 1, whose amino-acid sequence is MASISDSRLQQVIDRFEEVEARMGATSDTAEIISLSKEHAELKPVVDKARDLLNSRTGLKEAQALASGSDKDMAELAEMEIEEIREKLPALEEEMQILLLPKDVDDAADIVLEIRAGTGGDEAAIFAGDLFRMYSRYAQLMGWKVDIVDASPGDAGGYKEIVANVSGDGVFGHMKWESGVHRVQRVPATETQGRIHTSAATVAVLPAPENIEIDIKPDDIRIDTMRSSGAGGQHVNTTDSAVRITHLASGIVVTSSEKSQHVNRDKAMEQLKIRLYEKQRAEADAERAEARASQIGSGDRSQKVRTYNYPENRVTDHRIGLTLYSLDRIVSGDKLQDVIEALITEDQARKLAAMEEAG
- the prmC gene encoding peptide chain release factor N(5)-glutamine methyltransferase, translating into MQTYQDHLRTGTQRLRAAGIDEASHEVRLMMMAASGLSRTGLISAEADIVPEDIAGRFDEMLRRRQERQPLQHILGTTEFYGLEFACDARALIPRPDSETVVEAALRLVPEDAAMMIADLGTGTGCLLAALLANRPQLRGVGVEASPQAASLARENLSRLGLEDRASVFEGSWADWQDWHAAGLIISNPPYIASAEIAVLAPEVRTHDPMSALDGGADGLEAYREIIGRARQYLKPGAWLVFEIGHDQKEAVSGLMESAEFAEIGASKDLGGNDRAVWGRKADR
- a CDS encoding DUF4167 domain-containing protein codes for the protein MKRSRGRNRRSGGNNQNNFNNPNRHFESVGPDVKIRGSAQQVLEKYQQYARDAQTSGDRILSEAYYQFAEHYQRIVAKQLEARERQQQQRGGSRDDRDQNRRDNSRNDGDDNANESGKSDGEKTEASVERRDAPTPKDDGNEDAMRVIDEDKSSDESSASSSDDDKAEKPKPRRKSPRRKTYKSGENEGSDDSDPSDGVLKTVSRGRRKAKDEEAEPSAETTD